The following coding sequences lie in one Amycolatopsis cihanbeyliensis genomic window:
- a CDS encoding branched-chain amino acid ABC transporter substrate-binding protein: MSKARLTRVFVLAAAASLALGACAARDDGSSDGDTGDQPQADAPAQPADAANPRGDGNAVCDPSTTIAYAGTINGENAALGQNILNGVKLAVEQHNEANEQCQVQVAEFETEGVPDKAPGIVTQMANTPDIIGVVGLPFSGESKAAGNIFHEAGLVAVTPSATNPDLSSNGWKTFFRGVGTDTDQGPAAAKFLTENLGAQNVCLVQDDSEYGVGLANSVKQALGDSVACQEEVKSKQKEFSAVINKIKSESPDAIYYAGYYREAAPFVQQLYDQGVDATFVGPDGIKDAEFVKGAGEAANNTYITCPCVPEDQFTDFIDAYKAAFGKDPGTYSTEGYDVTTVLLKGIDAGNTDRAAMLDFVSNYDSQGLTKKFTWDDKGDLTETPVWTYKVENGKIVRNVEIK; encoded by the coding sequence GTGTCAAAAGCACGACTCACGCGGGTTTTCGTGCTGGCAGCGGCTGCCTCGCTCGCGTTGGGCGCCTGCGCCGCGCGTGACGACGGCAGTTCGGACGGTGATACCGGCGATCAGCCCCAGGCTGACGCGCCGGCCCAACCGGCTGACGCCGCAAATCCCCGAGGTGATGGCAACGCTGTATGTGACCCATCAACAACAATCGCCTATGCGGGAACAATTAACGGCGAGAACGCCGCACTCGGTCAAAATATTCTCAACGGTGTGAAACTGGCGGTCGAGCAGCACAACGAGGCCAATGAGCAGTGCCAGGTGCAGGTCGCCGAGTTCGAGACCGAGGGTGTTCCGGACAAGGCGCCAGGCATCGTCACCCAGATGGCCAACACCCCGGACATCATCGGAGTGGTCGGCCTGCCCTTCTCCGGCGAGTCCAAGGCCGCGGGCAACATCTTCCATGAGGCCGGCCTCGTGGCCGTCACCCCCTCGGCCACCAACCCGGACCTCAGCAGCAACGGCTGGAAGACCTTCTTCCGTGGCGTCGGAACCGACACCGACCAGGGGCCCGCCGCGGCGAAGTTCCTCACCGAGAACCTCGGCGCGCAGAACGTGTGCCTGGTGCAGGACGACTCCGAGTACGGCGTGGGCCTCGCCAACTCCGTGAAGCAGGCGCTCGGGGACAGCGTGGCCTGCCAGGAGGAGGTCAAGTCCAAGCAGAAGGAGTTCTCCGCGGTCATCAACAAGATCAAGAGTGAGTCCCCGGACGCGATCTACTACGCGGGCTACTACCGCGAGGCGGCGCCGTTCGTGCAGCAGCTCTACGACCAGGGCGTGGACGCCACCTTCGTCGGCCCGGACGGCATCAAGGACGCCGAGTTCGTCAAGGGTGCCGGTGAGGCCGCGAACAACACCTACATCACCTGCCCCTGCGTGCCCGAGGACCAGTTCACCGACTTCATCGACGCCTACAAGGCCGCCTTCGGCAAGGATCCGGGCACCTACTCCACCGAGGGGTATGACGTGACCACGGTCCTGCTCAAGGGCATCGACGCCGGCAACACCGACCGGGCCGCCATGCTGGACTTCGTGTCCAACTACGACAGCCAGGGCCTGACCAAGAAGTTCACCTGGGACGACAAGGGTGATCTCACCGAAACTCCGGTGTGGACTTACAAAGTGGAGAATGGCAAGATCGTTCGCAACGTCGAGATCAAGTGA
- a CDS encoding helix-turn-helix domain-containing protein, with the protein MTIHPATNLCPSETYCRALGDELRRLRRRREWTRKDLQKRLPSNISLQTLATYELGTRQCSVARLVELCLALDEQPETLIAKVHRRVFPDNPGCIRVSLTHVVADSQPELLPLRRWAESQLRQHKPSGSDEVLLSLAAIECMAELCAIPAADLTAHLLTLRCPNDR; encoded by the coding sequence ATGACCATTCATCCCGCCACCAACCTATGCCCCAGCGAAACTTACTGCCGAGCGCTCGGAGACGAACTCCGCCGACTGCGAAGACGCCGCGAGTGGACTCGAAAAGACCTGCAAAAGCGACTCCCAAGCAATATTTCTCTGCAGACACTGGCAACCTACGAACTGGGAACCCGACAATGCTCGGTGGCCCGGCTGGTCGAACTGTGCCTCGCCCTGGATGAACAGCCAGAAACGCTGATCGCCAAGGTACACCGGCGCGTATTCCCGGACAACCCGGGCTGCATCCGGGTCAGCCTGACCCACGTTGTTGCCGACAGTCAGCCAGAGCTACTACCCCTGCGCCGGTGGGCGGAAAGCCAGCTGCGACAGCACAAACCGTCTGGATCGGACGAGGTATTACTCAGCCTTGCCGCGATCGAGTGCATGGCCGAGCTCTGCGCCATTCCAGCCGCCGACCTGACCGCACACCTACTCACCCTGCGCTGCCCGAACGACCGCTAA
- a CDS encoding branched-chain amino acid ABC transporter permease, protein MPALFLAQDPWINFDVQALVEQFWFNTVEGLSQGSIYALIALGYTLVYGVLKLINFAHSEVFIYGAFATWFTFYGLGFRPGSTPDLPLFELIGFLLLALIAAMLISGGTAVVLERVAYRPLRKHKAPRLAFLITAIGASFVLQQIIFLWRGGNAEQAIRLMRPEEVFTIFGASVTNLTIIIVVCSLALMLIADTFINRTRVGRGIRAVSQDPDTATLMGVNKERVIMLTFLVGGVLAGAAALLYMMKIPQGASYQGGFLLGIKAFAAAVLGGIGNIRGALLGGLLIGLFENYGQSLFGGEWRDIVAFVVLILILMFRPTGILGESLGKARV, encoded by the coding sequence TTGCCCGCGCTATTTCTCGCGCAAGACCCCTGGATCAATTTCGATGTCCAAGCCCTCGTCGAGCAGTTCTGGTTCAACACCGTCGAGGGCCTGTCCCAAGGAAGTATCTACGCGCTGATCGCGCTCGGCTATACGCTCGTATACGGCGTACTGAAGCTGATCAACTTCGCGCATTCCGAAGTCTTCATCTATGGCGCTTTCGCCACCTGGTTCACCTTCTACGGGCTCGGCTTCCGGCCCGGATCCACTCCCGACCTCCCGCTGTTCGAATTGATCGGGTTCCTGCTGCTCGCGTTGATAGCGGCGATGCTGATATCCGGCGGCACGGCGGTGGTGCTGGAACGTGTCGCCTATCGACCGTTGCGCAAGCACAAGGCGCCACGTCTGGCATTCCTGATCACCGCGATCGGTGCCTCTTTCGTGCTGCAGCAGATCATTTTCCTCTGGCGCGGTGGCAATGCGGAGCAGGCGATCCGGTTGATGCGTCCCGAGGAGGTGTTCACAATCTTCGGCGCCAGCGTCACCAACCTCACGATCATCATCGTGGTGTGCTCGCTGGCGTTGATGCTCATCGCCGACACCTTCATCAATCGCACCCGGGTCGGCAGGGGTATCCGAGCCGTCTCACAGGATCCGGACACCGCCACCCTGATGGGGGTGAACAAGGAACGCGTCATCATGCTGACCTTCCTTGTCGGCGGCGTGCTCGCCGGCGCGGCCGCCTTGCTCTACATGATGAAGATCCCGCAGGGCGCCTCCTACCAGGGTGGCTTCCTGCTCGGCATCAAGGCGTTCGCGGCCGCGGTGCTCGGCGGCATCGGCAACATCCGCGGCGCACTGCTCGGCGGGCTGCTGATCGGCCTGTTCGAGAACTACGGGCAATCGCTGTTCGGCGGCGAATGGCGGGACATCGTGGCCTTCGTGGTCCTGATCCTGATCCTGATGTTCCGCCCGACGGGCATCCTCGGCGAGTCTCTCGGGAAGGCACGAGTATGA
- a CDS encoding ANTAR domain-containing response regulator, which yields MTEVATEANGDVTEPQRRVLVAEDEALIRLDLVEMLREEGYEVVGEAGDGEEAIRLATDLGPDLVILDVKMPKLDGIEAASKITGDRIAPVVILTAFSQRELVERARDAGTMAYLVKPFAKRDLVPAIELAVSRFAELQALESEVAGLTDRLETRKIIDRAKGLLMTAQGLSEPDAFRWIQRTAMDRRTTMKAVAQAVVESIG from the coding sequence GTGACCGAAGTGGCTACCGAGGCCAATGGTGATGTGACCGAGCCCCAGCGGCGAGTGCTTGTCGCCGAGGACGAGGCGCTGATCAGGCTGGACCTCGTCGAGATGTTGCGCGAGGAAGGCTATGAGGTGGTCGGCGAGGCGGGCGATGGTGAGGAGGCCATCAGGCTCGCCACCGATCTTGGTCCTGACCTGGTGATCCTCGATGTCAAGATGCCGAAGCTGGACGGCATCGAGGCAGCTTCCAAGATCACGGGGGACCGGATCGCCCCGGTGGTCATCCTCACCGCGTTCAGCCAGCGTGAGCTGGTGGAGCGGGCACGTGACGCCGGCACGATGGCCTACCTGGTCAAACCCTTCGCCAAGCGTGACCTGGTTCCCGCGATCGAGCTCGCGGTGAGCCGGTTCGCCGAGCTGCAAGCGCTGGAGTCCGAGGTCGCCGGGCTGACCGACCGGTTGGAGACTCGCAAGATCATCGACCGGGCCAAGGGGCTGTTGATGACGGCACAGGGCCTGTCCGAGCCCGACGCGTTCCGCTGGATCCAGCGGACGGCCATGGATCGGCGTACCACGATGAAGGCCGTGGCGCAGGCCGTGGTCGAGAGCATCGGCTGA
- a CDS encoding helix-turn-helix domain-containing protein produces MTLFTIDYEHVQYEHVHYIGVVMHWRHWAPIGSVATISGGTSVAKTTRPSVRQRRVARTLRRWRKERDAGTLQDVAGQLHWPHAKLSRFETATYPAGPAEIIALATIYGVEDEERDRVVKLAVEALDDPGFWRDYGPDTVPTYLTDYLETEAEATAVRNLEALLIPGLLQTAAYTDALVRAWLRTPDEQLVEERRHLRQQRQARLDHPEDPLHLHAVVHESALLQAVGGVDTMAEQLDHLVSKAQQPHITLQVLPVELGPYPGFGASYHLLDFGDGDVAAVYLENLDDGWFIEDEPSIEAYTLNFERVSELALDTEASARRIAEIRRDRT; encoded by the coding sequence GTGACCTTGTTCACGATAGACTATGAACATGTTCAATATGAACACGTTCACTACATTGGGGTAGTCATGCATTGGAGGCACTGGGCGCCGATAGGCTCGGTCGCAACGATCTCGGGAGGTACCTCAGTGGCCAAGACGACGCGACCCAGCGTCCGCCAGCGAAGAGTTGCCCGGACGCTTCGTCGCTGGCGCAAGGAGCGAGACGCGGGCACGCTCCAAGACGTCGCCGGACAGCTCCACTGGCCGCACGCGAAGCTGAGCCGGTTCGAAACCGCGACCTATCCGGCAGGGCCGGCCGAGATCATCGCCCTCGCCACGATCTACGGGGTCGAGGACGAGGAGCGCGACCGGGTCGTGAAGCTGGCTGTCGAAGCGCTGGACGATCCGGGCTTCTGGCGTGACTACGGACCGGACACCGTACCGACGTACCTGACCGACTACCTCGAAACCGAGGCCGAAGCGACGGCCGTCCGGAACCTCGAAGCCCTGCTGATCCCGGGCTTGCTGCAGACCGCGGCCTACACCGATGCGCTGGTCCGGGCCTGGCTACGCACACCCGATGAGCAGCTTGTCGAGGAACGGCGCCACCTCCGCCAGCAACGTCAGGCACGGCTGGACCATCCGGAAGACCCGCTCCACCTCCACGCCGTGGTGCACGAATCAGCCCTGCTCCAGGCGGTGGGTGGGGTGGACACGATGGCCGAGCAACTCGACCACCTGGTCAGCAAGGCCCAGCAGCCGCACATCACGCTGCAGGTACTGCCGGTGGAGCTCGGCCCGTACCCCGGGTTCGGTGCCTCCTACCACCTGCTCGACTTCGGTGACGGTGATGTCGCGGCGGTCTACCTGGAGAACCTCGATGACGGGTGGTTCATCGAGGACGAGCCGAGCATTGAGGCATATACCCTGAACTTTGAGCGCGTCAGCGAACTCGCGCTCGACACGGAAGCGTCCGCCCGGCGCATCGCCGAGATCCGCCGGGACCGGACGTGA
- a CDS encoding ABC transporter ATP-binding protein, with the protein MSLLELSGVSVHYGRIEAVSDITITVEEGEIVTLIGANGAGKTTTMRAISGIRPLSAGRISFAGEDITKLRADLRVVRGISQAPEGRGIFPGMSVAENLDMGAYTRKDRKELRGDIERVFELFPRLAERRTQVGGTLSGGEQQMLAIGRALMARPKLLLLDEPSMGLAPQIIQQIFRIITEINEQGTTVLLVEQNAQQALSRAHRAYVLETGHVVKSGTGAELLTDESVKESYLGVA; encoded by the coding sequence ATGAGCCTGCTTGAACTGTCCGGAGTGTCCGTCCATTACGGACGTATCGAGGCGGTTTCCGACATCACCATCACCGTCGAGGAAGGGGAGATCGTCACCCTCATCGGGGCCAACGGGGCGGGCAAGACGACCACGATGCGCGCCATCTCCGGGATCCGCCCGCTCTCGGCGGGACGGATCTCCTTCGCCGGGGAGGACATCACCAAGCTGCGTGCCGACCTGCGCGTGGTGCGCGGGATCTCGCAGGCACCCGAGGGGCGGGGCATCTTCCCCGGCATGTCCGTGGCGGAGAACCTGGACATGGGTGCCTACACCCGCAAGGACCGCAAGGAGTTGCGCGGCGACATCGAGCGTGTCTTCGAGCTGTTCCCCCGACTCGCCGAGCGGCGCACCCAGGTGGGCGGCACGCTGTCCGGCGGGGAACAGCAGATGCTCGCGATCGGCAGGGCACTGATGGCGCGGCCGAAGTTGCTGCTGCTGGACGAGCCGTCGATGGGTCTCGCCCCGCAGATCATCCAGCAGATCTTCCGGATCATCACCGAGATCAACGAGCAGGGAACCACCGTGTTGCTGGTGGAACAGAACGCCCAGCAGGCGCTGTCCAGGGCGCACCGGGCATACGTGCTGGAAACCGGCCACGTCGTCAAGTCCGGTACCGGCGCCGAACTACTCACCGACGAGTCGGTCAAGGAGTCCTACCTCGGCGTCGCCTGA
- a CDS encoding recombinase family protein: MLTKRPRPSFVSGRGTVPVHPGERWAGRLGPSVVDFGPRCGHLTGECSLPAGRDESGRRRSRRLRLGPNPAKVEKGVTKTRLEPDGARGETVTLIAKWRYYEQLGFDTIAERLNLDLDKFPPPEPPGGLRARGAWSKSSVAELLKNPKYTGYQVYNRRARRSRGGRNKPNPPELWVWSVEAAHEPLIPKWMFEEFNARSTIRKGSRDGRTIRERGAPTASGGECSVTVASG; the protein is encoded by the coding sequence GTGTTGACAAAGCGGCCCCGCCCTTCCTTTGTCAGCGGTCGAGGGACCGTGCCTGTTCACCCGGGCGAGCGGTGGGCTGGTCGACTCGGCCCGTCTGTCGTCGATTTTGGTCCTCGATGCGGACACTTGACTGGTGAGTGCAGCTTGCCTGCCGGCCGTGATGAGTCCGGTCGCCGGCGTTCTCGTCGGCTCCGCCTTGGCCCCAATCCGGCCAAGGTGGAGAAGGGCGTCACCAAGACCCGCCTGGAACCGGACGGGGCACGGGGCGAGACCGTCACCTTGATCGCGAAGTGGCGCTACTACGAACAGTTGGGGTTCGACACCATCGCCGAACGCCTCAACCTCGATCTGGACAAGTTCCCGCCGCCGGAACCGCCGGGCGGGCTGAGGGCGCGGGGTGCGTGGTCGAAGTCCAGCGTCGCGGAGTTGCTGAAGAACCCGAAGTACACCGGCTATCAGGTCTACAACCGTCGGGCCCGCCGCAGCCGCGGTGGCCGGAATAAGCCGAACCCACCCGAGCTGTGGGTGTGGTCGGTCGAGGCTGCGCACGAACCGCTCATCCCGAAGTGGATGTTCGAGGAGTTCAACGCCCGCAGCACCATCCGTAAGGGCTCGCGGGACGGAAGAACGATCCGCGAGCGCGGCGCACCTACCGCTTCCGGCGGCGAGTGCTCTGTGACTGTGGCCAGCGGATGA
- a CDS encoding branched-chain amino acid ABC transporter permease: MTAATTTPTSPTKRSGGRPMRERWSKLNRFQQWAVLIPVAAFIYLLPVLNPPILTTEPGYDFSIAMFEVARFALIAIGLNVVVGQAGLLDLGYVGFFAIGAYVAALFTSPDSVLADLPFLVVLPIAMAITMVFGVILGTPTLRLRGDYLAIVTLGFGEIVRLLADNIDPLRGNRGFQDVGAPPGTWSDGSAIFTNTDGKPWYWFCVTIIIVMLILVGNLERSRVGRAWVAIRDDEDAAQLMGVPTFRYKIWAFVIGAAIGGLAGALYAGQLSFVNNQKFDVVTSVLFLCAVILGGSGNKVGVMLGAFVIAYVPLRFLAIAEYKYLIFGMALIVLMIFRPQGLLGARQHLLSYGRRAYQRFLGKGERVSGDSALAGEDRNGGRP, from the coding sequence ATGACGGCGGCCACCACGACTCCCACGAGTCCCACGAAGCGAAGCGGCGGCAGGCCGATGCGCGAGCGGTGGAGCAAGCTCAACCGGTTCCAGCAGTGGGCGGTACTCATCCCGGTCGCCGCCTTCATCTACCTGCTCCCCGTGCTGAACCCGCCCATCCTGACCACCGAGCCCGGCTACGACTTCTCCATCGCGATGTTCGAGGTCGCCCGGTTCGCGCTGATCGCGATCGGGCTGAACGTGGTGGTCGGCCAGGCCGGGCTGCTCGACCTCGGTTACGTCGGCTTCTTCGCCATCGGCGCCTATGTCGCGGCGCTGTTCACCAGCCCGGACTCGGTGCTGGCCGACCTGCCGTTCCTGGTGGTGTTGCCGATCGCCATGGCGATCACGATGGTGTTCGGGGTCATCCTCGGTACCCCGACACTGCGGTTACGCGGTGACTACCTTGCGATCGTCACGCTCGGCTTCGGCGAGATCGTCCGGCTGCTGGCCGACAACATCGACCCGCTGCGGGGCAACCGCGGCTTCCAGGATGTCGGTGCCCCACCGGGAACCTGGTCGGACGGCAGCGCGATCTTCACCAACACCGACGGCAAACCCTGGTACTGGTTCTGCGTCACCATCATCATCGTGATGCTCATCCTGGTCGGAAACCTGGAACGCTCCCGCGTCGGTAGGGCATGGGTCGCCATCCGTGACGACGAGGACGCCGCGCAGCTCATGGGCGTGCCGACCTTCCGGTACAAGATCTGGGCGTTCGTGATCGGGGCGGCGATCGGTGGACTGGCCGGCGCGCTCTACGCCGGCCAGTTGTCGTTCGTGAACAACCAGAAGTTCGACGTGGTGACCTCGGTCCTTTTTCTCTGCGCCGTCATCCTCGGCGGCTCGGGGAACAAGGTGGGCGTGATGCTGGGCGCGTTCGTGATCGCCTACGTCCCGCTGCGCTTCCTGGCGATCGCCGAGTACAAGTATCTCATCTTCGGGATGGCGCTGATCGTGCTGATGATCTTCCGGCCGCAGGGCCTCCTCGGGGCGCGGCAGCACCTGCTCTCGTACGGAAGGCGCGCATACCAACGATTTCTCGGCAAGGGAGAACGCGTCAGCGGAGACTCGGCGCTCGCCGGGGAGGACCGGAACGGGGGCCGGCCGTGA
- a CDS encoding DUF397 domain-containing protein, with amino-acid sequence MSASDFTNARWRKSTRSNGAGACVEVAYTEDAVGIRDSKQLGQGPNLVLSHSTWRSFVRLVMSSETIQTPLLEV; translated from the coding sequence ATGTCCGCGTCCGATTTCACCAACGCCCGTTGGCGTAAGAGCACCCGAAGCAACGGCGCGGGTGCTTGCGTCGAGGTCGCGTACACCGAAGACGCCGTCGGTATCCGCGACTCCAAGCAGCTTGGCCAGGGTCCCAACCTGGTGCTGAGCCACTCCACGTGGAGGTCGTTCGTCCGGCTCGTGATGAGCAGCGAGACCATCCAAACCCCGCTGCTTGAGGTGTAG
- a CDS encoding LysR substrate-binding domain-containing protein, giving the protein MDWATPSIRCCTANSISPFVRVPDLGRELPDELEHRLIRLEPLVALLPPEHPLAGGDAIRMADLRAEGSWLPSLAGPAERLAFPRRMSESLKVPLDESGVSYDLRHTLEQTRHGRRRVTLAGADTELAADLNLRVLPFESAPLFAWSAVWRKDNRHPALARLLALAGRTSRAESWCAYDPARHWVPEGDLVTPGEAGTTR; this is encoded by the coding sequence GTGGACTGGGCAACGCCATCGATCCGTTGCTGCACGGCAAACTCGATCTCGCCTTTCGTCCGGGTACCCGACCTCGGGCGGGAGCTGCCCGACGAGCTGGAGCACCGGCTGATCCGGTTGGAGCCGCTGGTGGCCCTGCTACCACCGGAACACCCGCTGGCCGGCGGCGACGCGATCCGGATGGCCGACCTGCGGGCGGAGGGCAGCTGGCTGCCCTCGCTGGCCGGGCCGGCCGAGCGGCTGGCGTTCCCGCGTCGGATGAGCGAGAGCCTCAAGGTCCCGCTGGACGAGTCCGGGGTCAGCTACGACCTTCGGCACACGCTGGAACAGACCAGGCACGGCCGGCGGCGGGTGACCCTGGCCGGTGCCGACACGGAACTCGCGGCCGACCTGAACCTGCGGGTGCTACCGTTCGAATCGGCGCCGCTGTTCGCCTGGTCGGCGGTCTGGCGCAAGGACAACCGGCATCCGGCGTTGGCCAGGCTGCTGGCACTGGCCGGCCGGACCAGCCGTGCGGAGTCCTGGTGTGCCTACGACCCCGCACGGCACTGGGTACCGGAAGGCGACCTGGTCACGCCAGGCGAGGCCGGAACCACGCGGTGA
- a CDS encoding hotdog fold thioesterase, with protein sequence MSRESTVTEPTSEEARELLSGIDPAVADQQLNDKIGLEIVELSPERVVGTIPVAGNLQPYGLLHGGANAVLAEALGSTVAALNAGRDRVAMGLELSCTHHRAVRDGTVTGVAAPVHVGRGTVTVDIELTDDSGRRSCSARLTCVVRDRPPK encoded by the coding sequence ATGAGCAGGGAGTCAACGGTGACCGAACCCACCTCCGAGGAGGCCCGCGAGTTGCTGTCCGGGATCGACCCGGCAGTGGCCGACCAGCAGCTCAACGACAAGATCGGGCTGGAGATCGTCGAGCTGAGTCCCGAGCGGGTGGTCGGTACGATCCCGGTCGCGGGCAACCTGCAGCCGTACGGGCTGCTGCACGGCGGGGCGAACGCCGTGCTCGCCGAGGCACTCGGTTCCACCGTCGCCGCGCTGAACGCGGGCCGGGATCGGGTGGCGATGGGGTTGGAACTGTCCTGCACCCACCACCGCGCCGTCCGGGACGGGACGGTGACCGGGGTGGCCGCCCCGGTGCACGTCGGGCGCGGGACCGTCACCGTGGACATCGAGCTCACCGACGATTCCGGCCGGCGCAGCTGCTCGGCGCGGCTGACCTGCGTGGTGCGGGACCGGCCCCCGAAGTAG
- a CDS encoding ABC transporter ATP-binding protein codes for MTVRLDQGLLAELERMTPRQRAEHEAEVAQAVATHRDMKVQVGETLLELRDLSVRFGGLVALDSVSFSIQRGEILGLIGPNGAGKTTCFNAMTGVYRPSSGGVILEGEPLGKAKKHHITRRGIARTFQNIRLFGEMTALENVVVGTDARHRTGVTGALLRLPRHDREERTAVDRGMALLEFVGIADRAADKAKNLPYGSQRRLEIARALATEPKLLCLDEPAAGFNANEKAELMGLIRRIRDDGYTVLLIEHDMRLVMGVTDRIVVLEFGKKIAEGAPSEIRENPAVIAAYLGVPDDEPA; via the coding sequence ATGACGGTCCGGCTGGACCAAGGTCTGCTGGCCGAACTGGAGCGGATGACTCCTCGCCAGCGAGCGGAGCACGAAGCCGAGGTCGCGCAGGCCGTGGCCACCCATCGGGACATGAAGGTCCAGGTCGGGGAGACCCTGCTCGAACTGCGGGACCTCAGCGTTCGCTTCGGCGGGCTGGTCGCGCTGGACTCGGTGTCCTTCTCCATCCAGCGCGGTGAGATCCTCGGGCTGATCGGGCCGAACGGCGCGGGGAAGACAACCTGCTTCAACGCGATGACCGGGGTGTACCGGCCGTCCTCGGGAGGGGTGATCCTGGAAGGTGAGCCGCTCGGCAAGGCCAAGAAACACCACATCACCCGCAGGGGCATCGCCCGCACCTTCCAGAACATCCGGCTCTTCGGTGAGATGACCGCGCTGGAGAACGTGGTGGTCGGAACGGACGCCCGGCACAGGACCGGCGTCACCGGGGCATTACTGCGGCTGCCGCGGCACGACCGGGAGGAGCGAACGGCGGTCGACCGGGGCATGGCGCTGCTCGAGTTCGTCGGTATCGCCGATCGGGCGGCTGACAAGGCGAAGAACCTGCCCTACGGCTCCCAGCGGCGGTTGGAGATCGCCCGCGCGCTGGCGACCGAGCCGAAGTTGCTCTGCCTGGACGAACCCGCCGCCGGCTTCAACGCCAACGAGAAGGCCGAGCTCATGGGGCTGATCCGGAGGATCCGCGATGACGGCTATACGGTGCTGTTGATCGAGCACGACATGCGGTTGGTGATGGGCGTGACCGACCGGATCGTGGTGCTGGAGTTCGGCAAGAAGATCGCCGAGGGGGCGCCGTCGGAGATCAGGGAGAACCCGGCCGTGATCGCCGCCTACTTGGGAGTGCCTGACGATGAGCCTGCTTGA